Proteins from a genomic interval of Qipengyuania sp. JC766:
- a CDS encoding host attachment protein, protein MKLPQRALVAIVDGEQFKTMRNEGQLFEPKLANAESHDLTATNFSAGVKHQDDAGQRTGATDLNELAHGAAAAEWLNQQAIAGSFDDVLIIADPKTLGEMRRHYHSELEKRLAGEIAKTMTGEPTDRIEKAISDA, encoded by the coding sequence ATGAAACTGCCGCAACGCGCCCTCGTCGCCATTGTCGACGGCGAACAGTTCAAGACGATGCGTAACGAAGGCCAGCTGTTCGAGCCGAAGCTGGCCAATGCCGAAAGCCACGACCTGACCGCCACGAACTTCAGCGCCGGCGTGAAGCACCAGGACGATGCCGGGCAGCGTACCGGCGCAACCGATCTCAATGAACTGGCGCACGGGGCAGCTGCCGCCGAATGGCTGAACCAGCAAGCGATCGCCGGATCGTTCGACGATGTGCTGATCATCGCCGACCCCAAGACGCTGGGCGAGATGCGGCGCCACTATCACTCAGAGCTTGAGAAGCGGCTCGCCGGGGAGATTGCCAAGACGATGACCGGCGAACCGACCGACCGGATCGAGAAGGCGATCAGCGACGCGTGA
- the polA gene encoding DNA polymerase I gives MADRNHLYLVDGSAYIFRAYHRLPPLTNPEGTPVGAVYGYTTMLWKLADDLDKADGPTHLAVILDKDSRSFRNDIYAEYKTNRPEPPEDLRPQFPLIRDATRAFSLACIEEEGLEADDLIASYARAAQKEGWDVTIVSSDKDLMQIVGEVDGATIDMLDTMKSVRIGPEEVEEKFGVPPELVGDVLALMGDTVDNVPGIYGIGPKTASKLIAEHGSLAGALDAAPDMKKSKLKERLLDGRADAELSRVLVTLKEDCDLPQPLEDFALKTVPKEPLAQFLEKHGFASLLRRLDAGSGSPDRPNRLNPAKAENKSADAAPEGSRQPVPEMAAIDRDAYQCVQTMESLREWIDRAFAARLVAVDTETSSLDAISADLVGVSLALGPNDACYIPFAHGGSDMFDDRPRQVDRAEALTLLKPLLESDAVLKVFQNGKYDLNVLARHGIAVGPIDDTMIVSFALDAGRSETGIGGGHGMDELCERHLAHAPIKFKDVCGSGKKQIPFGQVPLDKATQYAAEDADVTWRLHRMLKPRLAIEGGTSVYERVDRPIIPVVAQMERHGIKVDKARLAKLSEEFAAQTATLETEIHSIAGQEFSVGSPKQLGEILFDKMAYKGGRKGKSGQYSTDQSILEKLDAQGAEIASKVLEWRQLTKLRTTYTDALQAAINPDTGRVHTSYSLVGAQTGRLSSTDPNLQNIPIRTEIGRQIRECFVAEDGNVLLAADYSQIELRLAAHMADVPQLKEAFSKEEDIHNRTAQEMYGEVTRDTRAQAKTINFAILYGISRWGLAGRLGIEADEAQDIIDRYFQRFPGIQRYIVRTLETVREKGYSETLFGRKTWFPRINSKNQGERQGSERAAINAPIQGTSADIIKRAMARMNPALADAGLTDVRMLLQVHDELVFELPEGLVADATPVIERVMAEAALPAVELDVPLGIETGSGRSWGEAH, from the coding sequence ATGGCAGACAGGAATCACCTCTACCTCGTCGACGGCTCGGCCTATATCTTCCGCGCCTATCACCGTCTCCCGCCGCTCACCAATCCGGAAGGGACGCCGGTCGGCGCGGTTTACGGTTACACCACCATGCTGTGGAAGCTGGCGGACGATCTCGACAAGGCGGACGGCCCGACGCACCTCGCCGTCATTCTCGACAAGGACAGCCGCAGTTTCCGCAACGACATCTATGCCGAATACAAGACCAACCGGCCCGAACCGCCCGAGGACCTTCGCCCCCAGTTTCCGCTGATCCGCGATGCCACCCGCGCCTTCAGTCTCGCCTGCATCGAGGAAGAAGGGCTGGAAGCCGACGATCTCATCGCGAGCTATGCGCGCGCCGCCCAGAAGGAAGGCTGGGACGTGACCATCGTGTCCTCCGACAAGGACCTGATGCAGATCGTGGGCGAGGTGGACGGCGCGACCATCGACATGCTCGACACCATGAAGAGCGTGCGCATCGGCCCGGAAGAGGTGGAGGAGAAATTCGGGGTTCCGCCCGAACTCGTCGGCGATGTGCTGGCCCTGATGGGCGACACGGTCGACAACGTGCCCGGCATCTACGGCATCGGTCCCAAGACGGCCAGCAAGCTGATTGCCGAACATGGCAGCCTTGCCGGCGCGCTCGATGCGGCGCCCGACATGAAGAAATCCAAGCTGAAGGAGCGGCTGCTGGACGGGCGCGCGGATGCCGAACTCTCGCGCGTCCTCGTTACCCTGAAGGAAGATTGCGACCTTCCGCAGCCGCTGGAGGATTTCGCGCTGAAGACGGTCCCGAAGGAGCCGCTGGCGCAATTCCTCGAGAAGCACGGCTTCGCCAGCCTGCTGCGCCGGCTCGATGCCGGCAGCGGCAGCCCCGACCGCCCCAATCGGCTCAATCCCGCCAAGGCCGAGAACAAGAGCGCCGACGCCGCGCCCGAAGGTAGCCGCCAGCCGGTTCCCGAAATGGCCGCCATCGACCGCGATGCCTACCAGTGCGTCCAGACGATGGAGTCCTTGCGCGAATGGATTGATCGCGCCTTTGCCGCGCGCCTCGTCGCAGTGGACACCGAAACCAGCAGTCTCGATGCCATCAGTGCCGATCTCGTCGGCGTCAGCCTCGCCCTCGGGCCGAACGATGCCTGCTACATCCCGTTCGCCCACGGCGGCAGCGACATGTTCGACGACCGGCCCCGGCAGGTCGACCGGGCGGAGGCGCTGACGCTGCTGAAGCCGCTGTTGGAAAGCGACGCGGTGCTCAAGGTCTTCCAGAACGGCAAGTACGACCTCAACGTCCTCGCCCGCCACGGCATCGCGGTCGGCCCGATCGACGATACCATGATCGTCAGCTTCGCGCTCGACGCCGGCCGTAGCGAAACGGGCATCGGCGGCGGACACGGCATGGACGAATTGTGCGAGCGCCACCTCGCCCACGCGCCGATCAAGTTCAAGGACGTGTGCGGCAGCGGCAAGAAGCAGATTCCGTTCGGCCAGGTTCCGCTCGACAAGGCGACGCAGTACGCGGCCGAGGATGCGGACGTGACCTGGCGCCTCCACCGGATGCTGAAGCCGCGCCTCGCCATCGAAGGCGGCACCAGCGTCTACGAGCGGGTCGACCGGCCGATCATCCCGGTGGTCGCTCAGATGGAGCGGCACGGCATCAAGGTGGACAAGGCGCGCCTCGCGAAGCTGTCCGAGGAATTTGCCGCGCAGACGGCCACGCTGGAAACCGAGATCCACTCCATCGCGGGGCAGGAATTCTCGGTCGGCAGCCCTAAGCAGCTGGGCGAGATCCTGTTCGACAAGATGGCATACAAGGGCGGCCGCAAGGGCAAGAGCGGCCAGTATTCGACCGATCAGAGCATCCTCGAAAAACTGGACGCGCAAGGCGCGGAAATCGCCAGCAAGGTACTCGAATGGCGCCAGCTGACCAAGCTGCGCACGACCTATACCGACGCGCTGCAGGCCGCCATCAATCCGGACACCGGACGGGTGCACACGAGTTACAGCCTGGTGGGCGCCCAGACCGGCCGCCTGTCCAGCACCGATCCCAACCTGCAGAACATCCCGATCCGCACGGAGATCGGCCGTCAGATCCGCGAATGCTTCGTGGCGGAAGATGGCAACGTGCTGCTCGCGGCGGACTACAGCCAGATCGAACTGCGACTGGCCGCGCACATGGCGGACGTGCCCCAGTTGAAGGAAGCGTTCTCCAAGGAGGAGGACATCCACAACCGCACCGCGCAGGAAATGTACGGCGAAGTGACCCGCGATACGCGCGCGCAGGCCAAGACCATCAATTTCGCCATCCTCTACGGGATCAGCCGCTGGGGCCTCGCCGGGCGGCTGGGGATCGAGGCGGACGAGGCGCAGGACATCATCGACCGATACTTCCAGCGCTTCCCGGGTATCCAGCGCTACATCGTCCGCACGCTCGAGACGGTACGCGAGAAGGGGTATTCCGAAACCCTGTTCGGCCGGAAGACGTGGTTCCCGCGGATCAATTCGAAGAACCAGGGCGAACGGCAGGGCAGCGAGCGCGCAGCGATCAATGCGCCCATCCAGGGCACCAGCGCGGA
- the mtnP gene encoding S-methyl-5'-thioadenosine phosphorylase, whose protein sequence is MSTWTLGIIGGSGLYQIDTLEDAQWIRVASPFGEASDEILCGRIGDVKLRFLPRHGRGHRIPPGEVNARANVDALKRAGCTDILSISSVGSLREELLPGRFCVADQFIDRTKGRASSFFGTGMVAHVSMAEPVCERLSAFAAAAVERAGGDVAHGGTYLAMEGPQFSTRAESHLYRQWGADIIGMTAMPEAKLCREAEMPYALIGMVTDYDCWREEEAFVEVSQVIAQMQANGEIARRAISELVAALPAERAASPLDTVLDHALITAEDARDPAMLAKLDAVAGRVL, encoded by the coding sequence ATGAGCACCTGGACACTCGGCATCATCGGCGGCAGCGGCCTCTACCAGATCGACACGCTGGAAGACGCGCAATGGATCAGGGTCGCTTCGCCCTTCGGCGAGGCGTCGGACGAGATCCTGTGCGGCAGGATCGGGGACGTGAAACTGCGCTTCCTGCCGCGCCACGGACGCGGGCATCGCATCCCGCCGGGCGAGGTGAACGCGCGCGCCAATGTCGACGCGCTGAAGCGGGCCGGGTGCACCGACATCCTCAGTATCAGCTCGGTCGGTTCGCTGCGGGAGGAACTGCTGCCGGGCCGGTTCTGCGTCGCCGACCAGTTCATCGACCGCACGAAGGGGCGCGCATCCAGCTTTTTCGGCACGGGCATGGTCGCCCATGTCAGCATGGCGGAGCCGGTGTGCGAACGCCTGTCCGCCTTCGCAGCCGCGGCGGTGGAGCGGGCCGGAGGCGACGTCGCGCATGGCGGAACCTATCTCGCCATGGAAGGCCCGCAGTTCTCGACCCGCGCGGAAAGCCACCTTTATCGCCAGTGGGGCGCGGACATCATCGGCATGACCGCCATGCCGGAAGCGAAACTGTGCCGCGAGGCGGAGATGCCATATGCGCTGATCGGCATGGTGACCGATTACGATTGCTGGCGCGAGGAAGAAGCCTTCGTGGAAGTCAGCCAGGTCATCGCGCAGATGCAGGCAAACGGAGAGATAGCCCGGCGGGCGATTTCGGAACTCGTCGCGGCGCTACCGGCGGAGCGAGCCGCTTCGCCGCTCGACACGGTCCTGGATCATGCGCTGATCACGGCGGAGGACGCGCGCGATCCCGCCATGCTGGCAAAGCTGGACGCGGTCGCCGGGCGCGTCCTCTAG
- a CDS encoding radical SAM protein, which produces MADAPAREDKPRTRGAGRNAPQGPSPFRVDAAALPAEKFSDPVLTAKGERRATVGLKQLETLWFNTGTLCNLACATCYIESSPTNDALIYIKARDVARFLDEAQGTGTREIGFTGGEPFMNPDFLAILDDALDRGFEALVLSNAMKPMRRHEEALLDLKRRYGDRLTIRVSLDHHTRAGHEGERGSRSWEPAIAGLKWLSDNGFDIAVAGRLLPGEGMVEARAGYADLFAEQNIRIDAQDPMRLVLFPEMDETRDVAEITTDCWDILGKSPDDIMCATSRMVVHRKGEPAPRVAACTLIPHDEGFDMGATLAEASGEVSLNHPHCARFCVLGGASCSA; this is translated from the coding sequence ATGGCCGACGCCCCCGCCCGAGAGGATAAGCCGCGGACGCGCGGGGCAGGACGCAATGCGCCACAAGGCCCCTCGCCCTTCCGCGTCGATGCCGCTGCGCTCCCGGCCGAGAAGTTCTCCGATCCCGTTCTGACCGCGAAAGGCGAACGCCGGGCCACGGTCGGCCTCAAGCAGCTGGAAACGCTCTGGTTCAACACCGGCACTCTGTGCAATCTCGCCTGTGCCACCTGCTATATCGAGAGCAGCCCGACCAACGACGCGCTGATCTATATCAAAGCTCGCGACGTCGCCCGCTTTCTCGACGAGGCGCAGGGCACCGGCACGCGGGAAATCGGCTTCACCGGCGGCGAACCGTTCATGAACCCGGACTTCCTAGCGATACTGGATGATGCGCTGGACCGAGGGTTCGAGGCACTGGTGCTGAGCAATGCGATGAAACCGATGCGGCGACACGAGGAAGCGCTGCTCGACCTCAAGCGGCGATATGGCGACCGGCTGACCATCCGCGTCAGCCTCGACCACCACACGCGTGCGGGTCACGAGGGCGAGCGCGGATCGAGGAGTTGGGAGCCGGCCATCGCGGGTCTGAAGTGGCTGTCGGACAACGGCTTCGACATCGCGGTTGCCGGACGCCTTCTGCCCGGTGAAGGTATGGTCGAAGCGCGAGCCGGCTACGCCGACCTGTTCGCGGAGCAGAACATCCGGATCGACGCGCAGGACCCGATGCGGCTCGTCCTGTTCCCGGAAATGGACGAGACCAGAGATGTCGCCGAGATCACCACCGATTGCTGGGACATCCTCGGCAAGTCGCCGGACGACATCATGTGCGCCACCAGCCGGATGGTCGTGCACCGGAAGGGCGAACCGGCACCGCGCGTCGCGGCCTGCACGCTCATTCCCCACGACGAGGGCTTCGACATGGGCGCGACGCTGGCCGAAGCGTCGGGCGAGGTCTCGCTCAACCACCCCCACTGCGCGCGCTTCTGCGTGCTGGGCGGGGCGAGTTGCTCGGCCTAG
- a CDS encoding serine hydrolase, producing the protein MGRKIFATLSAFAAFGAFGVASAPATAQDSFADFEAAFDSELGTKVREPLTYEAVYDTGFEKRIAQLADGADGRIGVAAIDLTTGREISILGDMRFPMASTSKIAIAATFMEGVDNGRWSLNSEFPLLIPQRSARFSGSKAPVSKGKYLPARTLLNLMITRSSNTATDALLDVVGGPKAVNRWMREKAGIQDFELSRDIATLVRDDGEFDPVTYVDKRDSASPRAMAQLLAGLHRGDWLSRSSSRFIVDTMQGTRTGSRRMTSVLPDSARLAHKTGTLNRTASDIGIFYTPDGRPIAAAIYVTGQSASMSDEARNKSAARLRRDQRIASITQALYEGYSVTGRNYARADYSPE; encoded by the coding sequence ATGGGACGCAAAATCTTCGCGACGCTGAGTGCCTTTGCGGCATTCGGCGCTTTTGGCGTGGCTTCCGCACCGGCCACGGCGCAGGACAGCTTCGCCGATTTCGAGGCCGCTTTCGATAGCGAGCTCGGCACCAAGGTCCGCGAACCGCTCACTTACGAAGCGGTATACGACACTGGATTCGAGAAGCGCATTGCGCAGCTCGCCGACGGCGCCGACGGACGGATCGGCGTGGCCGCGATCGACCTGACCACCGGGCGCGAGATTTCCATCCTCGGCGACATGCGCTTCCCGATGGCCAGCACCAGCAAGATCGCCATCGCCGCGACGTTCATGGAGGGGGTCGATAATGGGCGCTGGTCGCTCAACAGTGAATTTCCGCTCCTGATCCCGCAACGCTCGGCCCGGTTTTCCGGCTCGAAGGCGCCCGTGTCCAAGGGCAAGTATCTCCCGGCGCGCACCCTCCTCAACCTGATGATCACGCGCAGCAGCAACACGGCAACGGATGCGTTGCTGGATGTCGTGGGCGGCCCCAAGGCGGTCAATCGCTGGATGCGCGAAAAGGCAGGTATCCAGGATTTCGAACTGAGCCGCGACATTGCCACGCTGGTGCGCGACGACGGTGAATTCGATCCGGTGACCTATGTCGACAAGCGCGACAGCGCCAGCCCGCGGGCGATGGCCCAACTGCTTGCCGGGCTTCACCGGGGCGACTGGCTTTCGCGATCCAGTTCGCGCTTCATCGTCGATACCATGCAGGGCACCCGGACGGGATCGCGCCGCATGACCTCCGTCCTCCCGGACAGCGCGCGGCTTGCGCACAAGACCGGCACGCTCAACCGCACGGCCAGCGACATCGGTATCTTCTACACGCCCGACGGGCGCCCCATCGCGGCGGCGATCTACGTGACCGGCCAAAGCGCCTCGATGAGCGACGAGGCCCGCAACAAGAGCGCCGCGCGCCTACGCCGCGACCAGCGCATCGCCTCCATCACGCAGGCTCTCTACGAAGGATATTCGGTGACCGGCCGCAATTACGCGCGCGCCGACTACAGCCCGGAATAG